The DNA region ATCACGGTGTCGTGAGGCCTTCGCCAGGCTGTGGGATCAGGATTGGAGCCACCATGACCGCGGACTTGGCGCGGCGGGTGTGAACTGGCGGCGCGGGCATCACGACGGAAGGTTTGAGCGATGAGCCAGACGCAAAATGGCGGATCGACGCCCAAGGGCCACGGCACGGGAAGCGAGGATGGCGTGCACATTTTCCTCGAGGGACTCGACGAGGCCGGCTGGCGTCTCATCCGCCGGCACGGCGAGGCGCAGGTGTTCGCACCTGGTGAAGTGTTGGTCGGTGAGGGCGAGCGCGACGAGGCGATCTTCATCATCGAGGCGGGGAGCGCGGAAGTGGTGCTCGGCCTCGTCGACGATGGCGATGCCGGCGGATGGTCCATGGCCGGGCAACGGCGCGGCGGGCGGGTGATCGCGCAATTGCCCACTGGAACAGTGTTCGGTGAAATCGCGTTTTTCGACCGAATGCCACGCAGCGCAACGGTTCGGGCGACCTCGGCGGGCCGGATGCTGCGCCTGACGCGGGACGGGTTCGAGCGGCTTGCGGCCTGGGAGCCGCACCTCGGTCGTCGCATCCTTCTCGAACTCGGGCGGATTCTTGCGCTTCGACTGCGCTGGGTCCAGAGCCAATCAACGGTGCGGCGCTAGTCCGCACCCGAGGAATGCGAGGAGTGACGATCGTGGCGGACGGATCGGACAATCGCATGGGGGGCGGCACGGCACGGCTGATCGGTGGGGACGATCCCTTCAAGCCCTATACCGAGATGCGGTCCTGGCTGCCCAAAGCCTTCTGGTTGATGCTGCGCGTTCTGACGCTCATGGCGGCCCTGGCGCTCGCGGTCACGCTCGTGGTCGCGCCGGAGATCGGTGTCACCGTATTCTGGAAGATCGTCATCCCGTCGCTGCCGATCGTGCTCGCGGTCGTGCCGGGTCTCTGGCGCCAGATCTGTCCGATGGCGTTCGCCAACCAGATCCCTGTGCAGCTCGGCTGGTCGGCGAACAGGACACTGCCGATCTGGCTGAAGGAATCCTCCTATCTCTACGCCATCCTGGCGTTCATCGTGCTGGTCGCCCTCAAGCACGTGACGCTCTACAACTCGCCCGGACCGTTGCTTGCGATGGTGCTCGGGGCGCTCGTTCTCGCGTTCCTCGGCGGCCTCGTCTACAAGGGGCGAAGCGGCTGGTGCGGCACGTTCTGCCCGCTCGGACCGTTGCAGAAGGTCTACGGCCACACGCCTGTCGTCGTGGTGAAGAACGGGTATTGCCCGACCTGTGTCGGCTGCCAGAAGAACTGCTACGATTTCAGTCCGCGCTCGGCGTTCTTCCAGGATCTCTACGACAAGGACCCGTGGTACGCGGGCCACCGCCGCTTCTTCGTCGGTGTGCTGCCGGGGCTGATCATCTCGTTCTGGCTCGGGCGCAATCCGGAAGAAATCGGCTACGTCCGCTATGTGCAGGAGCTGTTGTTCTGGCTGCTGCTCTCGGCCGGCAGCTTCTTCGTGATGACCAGTGTCCTGCGCACGAGCGTCTACAAGGTGGCCGCGGCCTACGGCGTCGTTGCGATTTTCCTCTACTATTGGTTCGCGGCGCCGGTGGTGCTCGAATCCATGCGCGAATTGTTCGATGTCGCGCTGCCGGATGCGCTCGCCTATGGCGTCATCGGGCTCGTGGTGCTGGTCGCGGCGCGCAATCTCTTCGCCGGATACCGCCTCGAGCGCCTCTACTGGGCGCGGGAGGCGGGCGAGGAGCCGCGGCTCGGGGTCTCGGGGCAAGCGGCGGGTGCCCCGACGGGTCCCTCGATCCTCGAGAAGGCGAGTGGCAAGCGCATTCCGCTCGATCCGAACCGGCCCATCCTCGATCTCCTCGAATCGTCCGGGATAAGAATAGACTTCGGCTGCCGGACCGGCATGTGCGGCGCCGATCCGATCGTCGTCGAGGCAGGGGAGGAGAATCTTTCGCCGCCGTCGGCCATCGAACTCGAGACGTTGCGGCGGATGGGCCTCGAAGGGCGGGCGCGGCTCGCCTGCGTCTGCCGGGCGCGGGGCAGCGTCACCATCGATCTCGCCAAGGACCCGATGAGCCTTGCAGCGGCAGGTCCGGTGCCGCGCACGGTCGACCTCGC from Hyphomicrobiales bacterium includes:
- a CDS encoding cyclic nucleotide-binding domain-containing protein, encoding MSQTQNGGSTPKGHGTGSEDGVHIFLEGLDEAGWRLIRRHGEAQVFAPGEVLVGEGERDEAIFIIEAGSAEVVLGLVDDGDAGGWSMAGQRRGGRVIAQLPTGTVFGEIAFFDRMPRSATVRATSAGRMLRLTRDGFERLAAWEPHLGRRILLELGRILALRLRWVQSQSTVRR